From Methanomicrobia archaeon:
AACGGACGACGTTATCGGCGAGAGGGTGAAGGAGGACATTTTTAAGGGCAGTGATGAAATCGTGCTGGACGGCGATATCGAGACGCGCATCGAGGAGTTGAAGCATCGCATACTCGAGCTGGCGAAGGACGATATCATCGGCGTCTTAGACTCGTCACCGAGACGAGCTAAGGAAGAAGCGAAAGAGTTATGATGATTTAGCCCAATAGTGTAATGGGTGTGGAAACATGGCTACCGAGATGTTAGAGGTCGGGGACGTGATGACGCCGGAGGTCATTGCGGAGGATGAGAAGACAAGGGTTACCAAGCTATCGACAGAGATGGAGATGGCCGGAATCGGGAGCGTTGTAATAACACGGGAGGGGAAACCGGTCGGCATTGTTACCGATCGCGACATAGCACTAAAAGTGTGCGCGATGAAGAGAAATCCCGACGACGTAACGGCGAAGGAAATTATGTCTTCTCCTCTGCTCACCATCGAGCCTGATGCATCGCTGGAGAAGGCATGCAAGCTTATGGCTGATAAGGGCATAAGGCGGCTGCCGGTGGTTGAAGGGGATACGCTTGTGGGCATTATAAGCGTTAGAAACATCTTGACGAGAAATCCCACGTGTGTACATAAATTCTATCCCACAGAATAATGAAAGACCGCCATCCACGTGGAACTACTAGGTGGAGACGTATACAAAAAGGGTAAAGTGAGCGGGTTGAAATCTGCGTGCAGTTCCACTTTTTATTTTAGGTTTGGATTAGATTAGAATATAGAGCATAGGGGTGAGAAGAAAAAGATGAAGGTGAAGGATATAATGAGCCGTCCCATCATTGCGGAGGATGAAGAGACGTTGGTGACGAAGATCGCGGAAGATATGGAGGAATTGGGGATAGGGAGTGTGGTAATAACGAAGGACGGCAAGCCCACGGGCATCATTACTGAACGAGATATCGCGTTAAAGGCGTTATTAAAGAATAGACGAGCGAGCGAGGTAAAAGCACGAGAGATCATGACCTCGCCTTTGGTCACTATCGATCCCGAAGACTCTGTGGAGGAGGCGTGCAAGCTCGCGGCACGAAAGCGAATAAAGCGGCTGCCGGTGGTTGAGAACGGCGTGCCGGTCGGGATCGTTAGTATTCGCGATCTGTTGACACGGAAGCCTGAGTACGTGCGGGAGTTTTACTTTTGATCTACTCTAATCCACTTCTAATTGTACCACTAGAGCATTCACAGCAGTCCTTTTTCCGTCAAGGCCTGCATGGTGCTCGCGCACACAGTGGTAATGTTCGTTACGGTACTGCCGAGCGTAGCATGAGCTTCCCGGAGATTGCCCTCTTCTATCATCCGTGTCACGAGCTTGAGCTTCTCTTCCGCCAGCTTGAACTCATCAATGCCCGTCGCGTTCGAGGCTAAAACGATCTCGTTAGACAGCGCGGCGAAGAACGTGAGAATAACTCGTTTAGCACCCTTGAATTCATCTCCCTGCATACCCTCGAGCATCAGCAGCATCTTCGAGCTGAGGATCAGTGCTGATTTTATCCGCTCTGCAAATTGGTAACTTACTATTTCGTTTCTCATTATGCTCACTCACGAATTCCCTTTACCACGCGCAGTAAAAAACTTTTTGTTGCTGCAGACTAAAGGGATAGCCATGTCAGCAACAATCTTGGTCGGAGGCTTTTTTGGTGATGAGGGTAAAGGGAAGATCATCGCGCATCTTGCAACGCATGACAAGCCTGAGATCGTGGCGCGAGGCGGTGTCGGACCGAATGCGGGTCACACGGTTATCGTGGGCGGAAAGAGATATGCATTGCGGATGACGCCTTCTGGATTTGTCTGTGAATCGGCACGGGTTCGTATCGGCGCGGGCGTCTTGGTTGACCCGCGAGTGCTCATGGAAGAGATTGAGTCGTTAGGGCTGCGAGATCGTATCGGTGTGGATCGTCGCTGCAGTATTATAGAACAGGAACATATCGATGCGGACCGGAGTGATGCGCACTTAAGGGGTACAATCGGCTCCACGGGCACCGGCTGTGGCCCGGCAAACGTTGCGCGCGTGTCTCGAAAGGCGAGACAGGCAAAGGATGTGCCTGAGTTACAGGAGTTCTTGTGTGACGTGCCATTGGAAGTGAACGAGGCTCTGGATCGGGATAGCTTTGTATTGATCGAGGGGACGCAAGGGTTTGGCATTTCGTTGCTTTACGGCACGTATCCGTTCGTCACGTCGAAAGACACGACCGCTTCGCAGATGGCTTCTGACGTGGGTATCGGGCCAACACGCGTCGATGATGTGGTCGTCGTCTTCAAGTCGTTCCCAACACGCGTGGGCGAAGGGCCATTTGCCACGCAGGTGAGCGAAGAGAAAGCGGCTGAGTTGCATATCGAAGAGTACGGGACCGTGACCCATCGGAAGAGACGCATAGGGATGTGGGACGGCGCGATGGCACGATACTCCGCAATGGTTAATGGTGCAACGATGATTGCGCTGACCGGCGTGGATAAACTAGATCCGTCAGTGAAAGGTGCTAGAGAGTACGCCGAGTTGAGCAAAGCGGTAAAAGAGTTTGTCGCGAAGGTGGAGCAGGACGTCGATGTACCGGTGAAGTTGATCTCGACGGGACCTGAGCTCTCGGAGATCGTGGATCTGAGGGAAGAGCGATAATTTTAGATATCTTTCAAATCTCGTGAAACGATCGATGGTTGGATGATCAGAATATTCCACGTCGCGGACACGCACATCGGTTACTCGGCCTATAGGAAGATAGACGAAGCGACCGGGTTGAACCAGCGCGAAGTGGACACGTACGATGCATTTAAGCAATTCATTGATCGTGCCATCGCCGAGACGCCTGATATGATCCTCCACGCGGGTGATCTATTCGATTCCGTACGACCGACAAACCGCGCTATTTCCTTCGTATTGGAGCAACTGCTGACGTTAAACGAAGCGGGTATACCTTTCGTAGTAATCTCGGGCAACCACGAAACGCCGCGACTGAAGGAGACGGGCAGTGTATTCAGCCTGTTTGAGCACATCCCGAATGTGCATGCGGTTTACAAAGATAGCTACGAAGTCGTTGAACTTGATGGTGTGAAGATCCACGCGATCCCGCACTGCGGAGATATAGAAGGTGAGAAGCAGAAACTGCTCTCAAATGACGATCGCACTGGATTAAACGTAGCACTGCTCCACGCGAGCGTGTACGGCGCGGGGAAGCAGACGTTTTTGATGGACGAATTCAACGAGCAGTTGATTGCTATTCACGACCTGAGCGGTTTTGATTACGTTGCACTGGGGCACTATCACGGCTACACGCGGGTACGTGACGACGTGTATTACGCGGGCTCAACCGAACGCTTCAGCTTTAATGAGGTGCGCGATGAGAAAGGCTTCCTGGAAGTTCAGTTGAGCAAAGAGAACGAGGAAAGGGAGGTTACATTCCACGAGTTAGAGACCCGTGCGATGGTAGATTTAGAGCCGGTGGTATGCACTAATCGGGACGAGCATGAGATCAAGCGTGCGATAACGGATCGTATCAAGGAGTCCAACCCGCAGGATAAAGTGGTGCGGTTAAAAGTGCAGGACATACCGCTGGCGGTCTATCACACGCTGGATTTCGATGATCTAAAGCGGTTGACGCGATCTGCCGTGCATTTCGAGATCAAGTACGAGTTCCGGCGTGATAATGAAGCTCTAACGGCGGAACAGCCCTCGTTCCGATCGCTGCATACGGAGTTCGAGCACTTTATGGAGCAGTACTCGGTAGGCACAGAGGTGGATAAAAAACGGCTCAAGGAGCTGGGGCTGCAGTATATGCAGGAAGAGGAACGAGAAGGCGAGGAGTAAGATAAATAAGCGTGCTGAGGAATGATCAGAGAGTTTTGATAGCCGCTAAAAAGTTTTTTAATGCTGAATTGAAATTGATAACGCAAGCAAGAACGAAAAGAACGGGAGTCCCGTGGTGTAGCGGTCAAGCATACTGGCCTTTGGAGCCCGTGACAGAGGTTCGAATCCTCTCGGGACTACTAACAACTTTTC
This genomic window contains:
- a CDS encoding CBS domain-containing protein, whose product is MATEMLEVGDVMTPEVIAEDEKTRVTKLSTEMEMAGIGSVVITREGKPVGIVTDRDIALKVCAMKRNPDDVTAKEIMSSPLLTIEPDASLEKACKLMADKGIRRLPVVEGDTLVGIISVRNILTRNPTCVHKFYPTE
- a CDS encoding CBS domain-containing protein, giving the protein MKVKDIMSRPIIAEDEETLVTKIAEDMEELGIGSVVITKDGKPTGIITERDIALKALLKNRRASEVKAREIMTSPLVTIDPEDSVEEACKLAARKRIKRLPVVENGVPVGIVSIRDLLTRKPEYVREFYF
- a CDS encoding adenylosuccinate synthetase — protein: MSATILVGGFFGDEGKGKIIAHLATHDKPEIVARGGVGPNAGHTVIVGGKRYALRMTPSGFVCESARVRIGAGVLVDPRVLMEEIESLGLRDRIGVDRRCSIIEQEHIDADRSDAHLRGTIGSTGTGCGPANVARVSRKARQAKDVPELQEFLCDVPLEVNEALDRDSFVLIEGTQGFGISLLYGTYPFVTSKDTTASQMASDVGIGPTRVDDVVVVFKSFPTRVGEGPFATQVSEEKAAELHIEEYGTVTHRKRRIGMWDGAMARYSAMVNGATMIALTGVDKLDPSVKGAREYAELSKAVKEFVAKVEQDVDVPVKLISTGPELSEIVDLREER
- a CDS encoding exonuclease SbcCD subunit D, which encodes MIRIFHVADTHIGYSAYRKIDEATGLNQREVDTYDAFKQFIDRAIAETPDMILHAGDLFDSVRPTNRAISFVLEQLLTLNEAGIPFVVISGNHETPRLKETGSVFSLFEHIPNVHAVYKDSYEVVELDGVKIHAIPHCGDIEGEKQKLLSNDDRTGLNVALLHASVYGAGKQTFLMDEFNEQLIAIHDLSGFDYVALGHYHGYTRVRDDVYYAGSTERFSFNEVRDEKGFLEVQLSKENEEREVTFHELETRAMVDLEPVVCTNRDEHEIKRAITDRIKESNPQDKVVRLKVQDIPLAVYHTLDFDDLKRLTRSAVHFEIKYEFRRDNEALTAEQPSFRSLHTEFEHFMEQYSVGTEVDKKRLKELGLQYMQEEEREGEE